The following are encoded together in the Pygocentrus nattereri isolate fPygNat1 chromosome 3, fPygNat1.pri, whole genome shotgun sequence genome:
- the ddx61 gene encoding probable ATP-dependent RNA helicase DDX6 — MATARTEIPASVMRLTKQNGQPKPMGLQSGSVTGLTQPGKALGAPPKGSSILQTSGGIKFGDDWKKCLQLPPKDLRVKTSDVTATKGNEFEDYCLKRELLMGIFEMGWEKPSPIQEESIPIALSGRDILARAKNGTGKSGAYLIPLLERIDLKKDHIQAIVMVPTRELALQVSQISINMSKHLGGVKVMATTGGTNLKDDIMRLDDTVHVVIATPGRIVDLIKKGVAKVGKVQMMVMDEADKLLSQDFVMLIEEIISFLDKNRQILLYSATFPISVQKFMAKHLRKPYEINLMDELTLKGITQYYAYVTERQKVHCLNTLFSRLQINQSIIFCNSTQRVELLAKKITQLGYSCFYIHAKMMQEYRNRVFHDFRNGLCRNLVCTDLFTRGIDIQAVNVVINFDFPKNAETYLHRIGRSGRYGHLGLAINLITSDDRFSLKAIEEQLVTDIKPIPGSIDKSLYVAEFHHANHDEEEEREAVL; from the exons ATGGCTACTGCAAGAACAGAGATCCCTGCTTCAGTCATGAGACTGACCAAACAGAATGGACAGCCCAAGCCGATGGGCCTCCAGTCAGGATCTGTCACTGGCTTGACACAACCGGGAAAAGCACTCGGTGCTCCCCCTAAAGGAAGCAGCATACTGCAGACCAGCGGTGGAATCAA ATTTGGAGATGATTGGAAAAAGTGCCTGCAGCTCCCACCAAAAGACCTGAGAGTGAAAACCTCG GATGTGACTGCAACTAAGGGAAATGAGTTTGAAGACTACTGCCTTAAGCGTGAATTGTTGATGGGCATCTTTGAAATGGGTTGGGAGAAGCCCTCACCTATCCAG gAGGAGAGCATTCCCATAGCCCTGTCAGGGAGAGACATTCTAGCCCGGGCCAAGAATGGCACAGGGAAGAGCGGCGCCTACCTCATTCCTCTCCTAGAGAGGATAGACTTAAAGAAGGATCACATTCAAG CCATAGTAATGGTGCCAACTCGGGAATTGGCTCTACAGGTGAGCCAGATCAGTATCAACATGAGCAAGCACCTAGGTGGAGTCAAAGTCATGGCTACCACTGGTGGCACCAACCTGAAAGATGATATCATGCGCCTGGATGACACGG TGCATGTTGTGATAGCCACCCCAGGCAGAATCGTGGACCTTATAAAGAAAGGTGTGGCCAAAGTTGGCAAAGTCCAAATGATGGTAATGGATGAG GCAGACAAGTTGCTCTCTCAAGACTTTGTCATGCTCATTGAGGAAATCATAAGCTTTCTGGACAAGAATCGTCAGATTCTGCTGTACTCTGCCACCTTTCCCATCAGTGTACAAAAATTTATG GCTAAACATCTCCGAAAGCCCTATGAGATTAACCTGATGGACGAGTTGACTCTGAAGGGCATTACCCAGTACTATGCCTATgtcacagagagacagaaagtgcaCTGTCTCAACACACTCTTCTCCAGG CTCCagatcaatcagtcaatcatcTTCTGTAACTCCACTCAGAGAGTGGAACTTTTGGCTAAGAAGATCACACAGTTGGGCTACTCCTGTTTTTACATCCATGCAAAGATGATGCAG GAGTACAGAAATCGTGTGTTCCATGACTTCAGAAATGGCCTGTGTAGGAACCTGGTATGCACAG ATCTTTTCACAAGAGGAATTGACATCCAGGCTGTCAATGTGGTGATCAACTTTGATTTTCCCAAAAATGCAGAGACCTACTTACACCGCATTGGTAGATCAG GTAGGTATGGGCACCTGGGCCTGGCCATTAATCTGATCACTTCAGATGATCGTTTTAGTCTGAAGGCCATTGAGGAGCAGTTAGTGACTGACATTAAGCCAATTCCAGGCTCCATTGATAAGAGCCTGTACGTGGCAGAGTTCCACCATGCCAACCATgatgaagaagaggagagagaggctgtgcTCTGA
- the rdh12l gene encoding retinol dehydrogenase 12, like isoform X1: MNMQGLRNLFRPWSSNVKLDGKTVIITGANTGIGKETAIDLSKRGARIIMACRDMEKADAALKEVIEASGNQNVVSKKLDLSDSKSIREFAQSVNSEEKAVNILINNAGVMVCPYGKTADGFEMQIGVNHMGHFLLTYLLLDLIKRSAPARIINVSSMAHKWGTINLDDLNSEQSYDKIKAYSQSKLANLLSTRCLAKKLEGTRVTVNALHPGVVQTELWRHLNRLQQTAMWLAKPFTKTAVQGAQTTIYCAVAPELETESGKYYSDCAPTSCSSAAMDDTTAQRLWDLSCQMLNITWD, encoded by the exons ATGAACATGCAAGGACTCAG AAACCTTTTCCGACCGTGGTCATCTAATGTAAAGCTGGACGGCAAAACTGTTATTATTACTGGAGCCAATACTGGAATTGGCAAAGAAACTGCCATTGATTTGTCAAAGAGAG GTGCACGAATCATCATGGCTTGCAGGGATATGGAGAAAGCTGATGCAGCATTGAAGGAGGTCATCGAAGCATCTGGAAATCAGAATGTGGTCTCCAAAAAACTTGACCTGTCTGACTCCAAATCAATCAGAGAATTTGCTCAGTCTGTCAATAGTG aggAGAAAGCAGTCAACATCCTAATTAACAATGCTGGAGTGATGGTATGTCCGTATGGCAAAACAGCAGATGGTTTTGAGATGCAAATTGGGGTCAACCACATGG GTCACTTCTTGTTGACATATCTATTACTGGATCTGATTAAAAGATCTGCCCCAGCTCGGATCATCAATGTATCGTCCATGGCGCATAAGTGGGGGACCATCAATCTAGATGACCTCAACAGTGAGCAGAGCTATGATAAGATAAAAGCTTACAGTCAGAGCAAACTGGCTAATCTGCTCTCCACTCGCTGCCTCGCTAAAAAACTAGAGG GTACGCGTGTCACAGTAAATGCTCTTCACCCTGGCGTAGTGCAGACAGAACTATGGAGACACCTGAATCGGCTGCAGCAGACAGCTATGTGGTTGGCAAAGCCCTTTACCAAAACAGCAGTGCAGGGAGCTCAAACCACCATCTACTGTGCAGTAGCTCCTGAGCTGGAGACTGAGAGTGGCAAGTATTACAG TGACTGTGCACCTACGAGTTGCTCCAGTGCTGCTATGGATGATACAACAGCACAGCGACTCTGGGACCTCAGCTGCCAGATGCTCAATATAACATGGGACTAA
- the rdh12l gene encoding retinol dehydrogenase 12, like isoform X2 — translation MACRDMEKADAALKEVIEASGNQNVVSKKLDLSDSKSIREFAQSVNSEEKAVNILINNAGVMVCPYGKTADGFEMQIGVNHMGHFLLTYLLLDLIKRSAPARIINVSSMAHKWGTINLDDLNSEQSYDKIKAYSQSKLANLLSTRCLAKKLEGTRVTVNALHPGVVQTELWRHLNRLQQTAMWLAKPFTKTAVQGAQTTIYCAVAPELETESGKYYSDCAPTSCSSAAMDDTTAQRLWDLSCQMLNITWD, via the exons ATGGCTTGCAGGGATATGGAGAAAGCTGATGCAGCATTGAAGGAGGTCATCGAAGCATCTGGAAATCAGAATGTGGTCTCCAAAAAACTTGACCTGTCTGACTCCAAATCAATCAGAGAATTTGCTCAGTCTGTCAATAGTG aggAGAAAGCAGTCAACATCCTAATTAACAATGCTGGAGTGATGGTATGTCCGTATGGCAAAACAGCAGATGGTTTTGAGATGCAAATTGGGGTCAACCACATGG GTCACTTCTTGTTGACATATCTATTACTGGATCTGATTAAAAGATCTGCCCCAGCTCGGATCATCAATGTATCGTCCATGGCGCATAAGTGGGGGACCATCAATCTAGATGACCTCAACAGTGAGCAGAGCTATGATAAGATAAAAGCTTACAGTCAGAGCAAACTGGCTAATCTGCTCTCCACTCGCTGCCTCGCTAAAAAACTAGAGG GTACGCGTGTCACAGTAAATGCTCTTCACCCTGGCGTAGTGCAGACAGAACTATGGAGACACCTGAATCGGCTGCAGCAGACAGCTATGTGGTTGGCAAAGCCCTTTACCAAAACAGCAGTGCAGGGAGCTCAAACCACCATCTACTGTGCAGTAGCTCCTGAGCTGGAGACTGAGAGTGGCAAGTATTACAG TGACTGTGCACCTACGAGTTGCTCCAGTGCTGCTATGGATGATACAACAGCACAGCGACTCTGGGACCTCAGCTGCCAGATGCTCAATATAACATGGGACTAA